A portion of the Nerophis lumbriciformis linkage group LG37, RoL_Nlum_v2.1, whole genome shotgun sequence genome contains these proteins:
- the LOC133577505 gene encoding histone H3-like centromeric protein A, which produces MRRDDSSSSRRKGPAPKRRPPHTSAPHPVRPGKSPKKRRFRPGTKALMEIRKYQKSTDLLLRKAPFARLVHEVCQTFGRGSFRWQVLALLALQEAAEAFLVMLFSDANLCTIHAKRVTLFDRDMQLARRIRGSDHL; this is translated from the exons ATGCGTCGTGACGACTCCTCCTCCAGCCGCAGGAAAGGCCCCGCCCCGAAGCGTCGGCCGCCGCACACCTCCGCGCCACACCCCGTGAGGCCAG GAAAGTCTCCGAAGAAGCGAAGGTTCCGTCCGGGTACCAAGGCCCTGATGGAGATCAGGAAGTACCAGAAGAGCACCGACCTTCTCCTGAGGAAGGCGCCCTTTGCCCGCCTG GTGCATGAGGTGTGCCAGACGTTCGGCAGAGGGTCCTTCAGGTGGCAGGTGTTGGCCCTGCTGGCCCTGCAGGAG GCGGCCGAGGCCTTCCTGGTCATGTTGTTCTCCGACGCCAACCTCTGCACCATCCACGCCAAGAGGGTCACCTTGTTCGACCGCGACATGCAGCTCGCCCGCAGGATCCGAGGATCGGATCATCTTTAG